The genomic interval GCCCGGTTTACCCAATTGTCCCAGCCGTTCGTTAGTCCAGGCGGCAATGAGTACCATCGACCAGCCGCTCATGCAGCCGATCGCAAAGCGCAGCAGGCCGTGCAAGACGGCATTATCCGCCGCCGCGGAGAGCAGCGTCAGCGCAACCGCACCGGTGATGCCAAGCCAGAGGCGCGTTTCCACAAAGCGGTGCGCACGCATCGCATCCCACGCGCCCACCAGATAACCCAGATAATTCATCGCCGCCACCAGACCCGCGCTGGTCAGCGTAAGCTGTCCGGCAGCAATCATGAGCGGCACCTGGGGCGTAAAGGCAAAGCGTCCTATCCCCATCGCCACCACCAGAACGACAAACCCACTGAGCGCAATACGCAGCGCCATGACCGCTCCAATTGTTAAAAAAAAGTAAATTTATGATGCAGCATCTCGACGTCTTGCGAAAGTGAAAGTTACTCACAGGTCAATGAAAAGGCTGTATTATGGTTTTTATGAATACGCATTCTCATTAAGGAGCACTGCATGGAACTGCTCGAAGAGCACCGTTGTTTTGAAGGTCGACAGCAGCGCTGGCGGCACGACTCCACCGTCCTGAACTGTGCGATGACGTTCAGCATTTTCCTGCCGCCGACGGAAAATCCACCGGTTCTGTTCTGGCTTTCAGGCCTGACCTGCAGCGACGAAAACTTCACCACCAAAGCAGGCGCTCAGCGTATTGCCGCCGAGCTGGGGATTGCGCTGGTGATGCCTGACACCAGCCCGCGTGGCGATGATGTGGCAGACGATGCCGGATACGACCTGGGCAAAGGTGCCGGGTTTTATCTCAATGCGACCGAGCAGCCCTGGGCGCGGCACTACCGCATGTATGATTACCTTCGCGATGAACTTCCTGCGCTGGTGCAGTCGCAGTTTGCGGTCGGCGAGCGCTGCGCCATCAGCGGACACTCTATGGGCGGACACGGGGCGCTCATCATGGCGTTAAAAAATCCGGGAAAATACGTCAGCGTGTCGGCATTTTCGCCAATTGTGAACCCAACGCAGGTGCCCTGGGGGCAGAAAGCCTTCACGAACTATCTGGGTGAAGATGAAGCAACATGGCAGGAATGGGACAGCTGCGCGCTGATGCTGGGCAGCAGCTCAGCAAATGCGATCCCGATGCTTATCGATCAGGGCGATGCGGATCAGTTCCTCGCCGGACAGCTACAGCCAGCGGTGCTGGCAGAAGCGGCACGCCAGAAGGACTGGCCGCTGACGCTGCGCATTCAGCCGGGATACGACCACAGCTATTACTTCATCGGGTCCTTTATTGAGGATCATCTCCGCTTCCATGCGGAGCATTTGTTCGAGTAAGTGCGGGTGCGTGCGCTCTGATGCTCTCACCCTGGCCCTCTCCCAC from Enterobacter sp. JBIWA008 carries:
- the fghA gene encoding S-formylglutathione hydrolase, yielding MELLEEHRCFEGRQQRWRHDSTVLNCAMTFSIFLPPTENPPVLFWLSGLTCSDENFTTKAGAQRIAAELGIALVMPDTSPRGDDVADDAGYDLGKGAGFYLNATEQPWARHYRMYDYLRDELPALVQSQFAVGERCAISGHSMGGHGALIMALKNPGKYVSVSAFSPIVNPTQVPWGQKAFTNYLGEDEATWQEWDSCALMLGSSSANAIPMLIDQGDADQFLAGQLQPAVLAEAARQKDWPLTLRIQPGYDHSYYFIGSFIEDHLRFHAEHLFE